The following are encoded in a window of Chitinophagaceae bacterium genomic DNA:
- a CDS encoding DUF418 domain-containing protein encodes MPNGQMTHSLAAPIAQQERITIIDSLRGIAILGILLMNIPGFGLAHSAIFDFSLQPQGDLNYVFWYVFGPGVFEGSMRGIFSMLFGAGMYIFVTRLEKRTTGLMPAELFLRRQLWLLLFGIFHAYVLLWFWDILYHYAICGIVLFAFRRLAPKYLLIGAAVCLVLMTARENRDLYKKKDIIAKGEIVAAIDTTKIKLTDIQKEQLGAMNEFKDKSKPEEKKKKMERQLQEVRGGYAELYETRSKMAEEGQTMAMYYWAIFDAPLFMFIGLAFFKLRILQGEAKTKVYAWMAVIGLGVGLPLSYLFVTFDVNYNFNWFEIVKNKQFEFYELQRLIHSIGIFGFIMLLYKSGLFKWLFALMRPVGQMAFTNYLMQSVICNIVFLGIGFGLFGRLEYHQLYYVVAAVWAVEIIWSHLWLRYFRFGPMEWIWRSLTYWKRQPLKKDKMTGVINT; translated from the coding sequence ATGCCCAACGGACAAATGACCCATTCACTGGCCGCACCAATCGCCCAGCAGGAAAGAATTACGATAATCGACAGCCTGCGGGGTATCGCCATACTGGGCATATTGCTGATGAATATACCCGGTTTTGGCCTGGCTCATTCAGCTATCTTCGATTTTTCATTGCAACCCCAGGGTGATCTCAATTATGTTTTCTGGTATGTTTTCGGCCCGGGCGTTTTTGAAGGTAGTATGAGAGGGATTTTTTCTATGCTTTTTGGCGCCGGTATGTACATTTTTGTGACAAGGCTGGAAAAAAGAACAACCGGATTGATGCCGGCTGAACTTTTTCTCCGCAGGCAATTGTGGTTGCTGCTATTTGGAATATTCCATGCCTATGTATTACTGTGGTTTTGGGATATACTGTATCATTATGCCATCTGTGGAATCGTGCTGTTTGCTTTCCGCCGCTTAGCACCCAAATACCTGTTAATAGGAGCTGCTGTATGCCTGGTGCTGATGACAGCCAGGGAGAACAGGGATCTCTACAAAAAGAAAGATATAATAGCAAAAGGAGAGATCGTTGCGGCTATCGATACCACAAAAATAAAACTCACCGATATACAGAAGGAACAACTGGGTGCCATGAATGAGTTTAAGGATAAAAGTAAACCCGAAGAGAAAAAGAAAAAGATGGAAAGGCAATTGCAGGAAGTGAGAGGCGGCTATGCTGAATTGTATGAAACAAGAAGTAAAATGGCCGAGGAAGGACAAACAATGGCCATGTATTACTGGGCGATTTTTGATGCACCCTTGTTTATGTTCATTGGCCTCGCTTTTTTTAAACTACGTATTTTACAGGGTGAGGCAAAAACAAAAGTATATGCATGGATGGCCGTTATCGGGCTTGGTGTGGGTTTACCCCTGTCGTATTTATTCGTCACCTTTGATGTGAATTATAATTTCAACTGGTTTGAGATCGTGAAGAACAAACAATTCGAGTTTTATGAACTGCAGCGCCTCATTCATTCCATCGGCATATTCGGCTTCATCATGCTGCTGTACAAATCGGGCCTGTTTAAATGGCTGTTTGCCCTGATGCGGCCCGTAGGGCAAATGGCTTTTACCAATTACCTGATGCAATCCGTTATATGCAACATCGTTTTCCTGGGCATTGGATTCGGATTATTCGGACGCCTGGAATACCACCAATTGTATTATGTGGTTGCTGCTGTATGGGCCGTAGAAATAATCTGGAGTCATTTGTGGTTACGATACTTCCGGTTTGGCCCCATGGAATGGATATGGAGAAGTTTGACCTATTGGAAAAGACAGCCGCTTAAAAAAGATAAAATGACCGGTGTAATAAATACTTAG
- a CDS encoding helix-turn-helix domain-containing protein yields MKKVAILVPESSVMQAIADPQYCFSAVNRFLTLSGRKPLFDLQLVGTKKQIELNGGQYTVHPDKLLKDVKKTDLVFIPALFGDMAGAVKANKVLVPWIVQQYKKGAEVASLCVGAFLLASTGLLNGKKCSTHWGFTNEFREMFPEVDVQDGSIVTEDNGIYSSGGANSYWNLLLHLVEKYTDRETAILVSKYFAIDIDRNSQSAFAIFKGQKEHKDEAIKKAQDYIEHHIEERMNVDELAAKVAVGRRSFERRFRLATNNSVLEYIQRIKIEAAKRSFESSRRNINELMYHVGYTDTKAFRTTFKKITGLTPVEYRNKYNKMAAMA; encoded by the coding sequence ATGAAAAAAGTAGCCATCCTGGTACCGGAAAGTTCGGTTATGCAGGCCATTGCCGATCCGCAGTACTGCTTCAGCGCCGTCAACCGGTTCCTGACCCTGTCGGGCAGAAAGCCCCTGTTCGATCTGCAACTGGTGGGAACCAAAAAACAAATTGAACTCAACGGCGGCCAATACACCGTTCACCCGGATAAATTACTGAAGGATGTAAAGAAGACCGACCTGGTCTTCATCCCTGCTTTGTTTGGCGATATGGCCGGGGCTGTAAAGGCAAATAAGGTATTGGTGCCCTGGATCGTTCAGCAATATAAGAAAGGCGCTGAGGTAGCATCCCTTTGTGTTGGCGCTTTTTTACTGGCATCTACGGGTTTGCTGAACGGGAAAAAATGTTCAACGCATTGGGGTTTTACCAACGAATTCCGGGAAATGTTTCCCGAAGTGGACGTACAGGACGGAAGCATTGTTACCGAAGATAACGGGATCTATTCAAGCGGGGGTGCCAACTCCTACTGGAACCTGCTGTTGCACCTGGTTGAAAAATACACCGACCGGGAAACGGCCATCCTGGTTTCAAAATATTTTGCCATTGATATTGACCGCAACAGCCAGTCGGCTTTTGCCATATTCAAAGGACAGAAAGAACACAAGGACGAAGCCATAAAAAAAGCGCAGGATTACATTGAGCATCATATTGAGGAAAGAATGAACGTAGATGAACTGGCAGCCAAAGTGGCTGTGGGCAGAAGAAGTTTTGAACGAAGGTTCCGGCTGGCCACCAACAACTCGGTGCTGGAATATATTCAGCGGATAAAGATAGAAGCTGCCAAGCGGAGTTTTGAAAGCAGCCGCAGGAACATCAATGAATTGATGTACCATGTGGGTTATACCGATACAAAAGCTTTCCGCACCACGTTCAAAAAGATCACGGGCCTTACCCCGGTTGAATACCGGAACAAGTATAACAAGATGGCAGCAATGGCCTAA
- a CDS encoding SRPBCC family protein, giving the protein MTTAGKTTITIEATVNASAEKVWKVWTNTEYITQWNNASPDWHTTRAENDLRPGGKFLSRMEAKDGSMGFDFWGIYDVVKPHEYIEMTLGDDRKVKIYFKGSGNQTHIVETFEAEGENPIEMQRAGWQAILDNFKQYTETN; this is encoded by the coding sequence ATGACAACTGCCGGAAAAACAACCATCACCATCGAAGCAACCGTAAATGCTTCAGCCGAAAAAGTATGGAAGGTCTGGACAAACACCGAATACATCACCCAATGGAACAACGCCTCACCCGACTGGCATACAACCCGGGCTGAAAATGACCTGCGGCCGGGAGGAAAATTCCTTTCCCGGATGGAAGCAAAAGACGGAAGCATGGGCTTTGATTTCTGGGGAATTTATGATGTGGTGAAGCCACATGAATATATTGAGATGACCCTCGGGGACGACCGGAAGGTAAAGATCTATTTTAAAGGCAGCGGCAATCAGACACATATCGTGGAAACATTTGAAGCAGAAGGAGAGAACCCCATCGAGATGCAACGGGCCGGCTGGCAGGCAATATTGGATAACTTCAAACAATACACCGAAACAAATTAA
- a CDS encoding VOC family protein: MTNQIHPCLWFDGQAQEAAGFYCGIFKNSKITVDTPMVVNFELAGKKFMGLNGGPMFRFNPAISFFVKCSSAEETNEVWNRLIDGGNALMPIGKYPWSEQYGWVQDKFGLTWQVMAHYAAGTEQTITPSMLFTNAQFGRAEEAITFYSSVFENSSTARMERYPAEDAANAGKLMYSEFSLGNYDLIAMDGPGGHDYIFNEAISFVVNCGNQEEIDHYWNKLTEGGSESMCGWLKDKFAVSWQIVPAVLGKLMTDPDRSGRVTQAFMQMKKFDIEKLMNA, from the coding sequence ATGACCAATCAAATTCATCCTTGCCTTTGGTTCGACGGCCAGGCACAGGAAGCAGCCGGATTTTATTGCGGTATTTTTAAGAACTCAAAAATAACCGTAGACACTCCCATGGTGGTGAACTTTGAACTGGCGGGAAAGAAATTCATGGGCCTGAATGGCGGCCCGATGTTCCGTTTCAACCCGGCCATTTCTTTTTTTGTAAAATGTTCATCCGCCGAAGAAACAAACGAGGTCTGGAACAGGCTGATCGATGGCGGCAACGCATTAATGCCGATCGGGAAATATCCCTGGAGCGAACAGTATGGCTGGGTGCAGGATAAGTTTGGACTTACCTGGCAGGTGATGGCACACTATGCAGCCGGGACCGAACAGACCATTACGCCATCCATGTTGTTTACGAATGCCCAATTCGGCCGGGCAGAAGAAGCCATCACTTTTTATTCTTCTGTTTTTGAGAATTCTTCCACCGCAAGGATGGAGCGTTACCCGGCGGAAGATGCTGCAAATGCGGGTAAACTGATGTATTCCGAATTCAGCCTTGGCAACTACGATCTCATTGCAATGGATGGGCCCGGCGGGCACGATTACATCTTTAATGAAGCCATATCCTTTGTGGTGAATTGCGGGAACCAGGAAGAGATAGATCATTACTGGAATAAACTCACCGAAGGAGGATCAGAGAGCATGTGCGGCTGGCTGAAAGATAAATTTGCTGTGTCCTGGCAGATCGTTCCGGCCGTATTGGGCAAACTGATGACCGACCCGGACAGGTCCGGGAGGGTGACGCAGGCCTTCATGCAGATGAAGAAATTCGATATTGAAAAACTGATGAACGCTTAA
- a CDS encoding SRPBCC domain-containing protein, with translation MLTLRFNMKINAPREKVWRALWDDRAYREWTSVFTAGSYAKSDWKEGSRIDFLSPGGSGIFAVIDKLVPNTQMTFKHQGEIKNGEDVTGSEWAGALESYFLSEENGQTILNTELQTTDDFQQYFKDVFPKAMELVKQIAER, from the coding sequence ATGCTCACATTACGGTTCAACATGAAAATAAATGCACCCCGGGAAAAAGTATGGCGTGCATTATGGGATGACCGGGCCTACCGGGAATGGACCTCGGTTTTCACCGCCGGCTCTTATGCCAAAAGCGACTGGAAGGAGGGGAGCCGCATTGATTTCCTAAGCCCCGGCGGCAGCGGCATATTTGCGGTCATTGATAAACTGGTGCCCAACACCCAAATGACCTTTAAACACCAGGGGGAGATAAAGAATGGAGAAGATGTTACCGGCAGCGAATGGGCCGGTGCCCTGGAAAGTTATTTCTTATCGGAAGAGAACGGGCAGACCATTTTGAATACGGAGTTACAAACCACCGATGACTTCCAGCAATATTTCAAGGACGTATTTCCAAAAGCCATGGAACTGGTAAAGCAAATTGCCGAACGATGA
- a CDS encoding VOC family protein, with protein MRGISSYLTFAGNCREAMLFYKECLGGELSLQTIGESPLSEKMPPQMKDSILHSTLAKKGFVLMGSDMVSKEGLIKGNAVSMMLNCSSEKEIRTCYENLSREGRTEHPLEITFWGALFGDLTDKYGNHWLLHFDKQKK; from the coding sequence ATGAGAGGCATCAGCAGCTACCTGACCTTTGCCGGGAACTGCAGGGAAGCCATGTTGTTTTATAAAGAATGCCTGGGCGGTGAACTGAGCCTTCAGACCATCGGGGAATCACCGTTATCGGAAAAGATGCCCCCGCAGATGAAAGACTCCATTCTTCATTCCACCCTGGCAAAAAAAGGTTTTGTACTGATGGGTTCAGATATGGTAAGCAAGGAAGGATTGATAAAAGGCAATGCCGTTTCAATGATGCTGAACTGCAGCAGTGAAAAAGAAATAAGGACCTGTTATGAGAATCTTTCGCGGGAAGGTAGAACAGAACATCCGCTGGAGATCACTTTCTGGGGGGCATTGTTTGGCGACCTGACGGATAAATACGGCAATCACTGGCTGCTTCATTTTGACAAACAAAAAAAATAA
- a CDS encoding DUF1801 domain-containing protein has translation MQDIRIKDIDSYLALVPVHIRPLLEKLRQTIRKAAPKSEELISYGMPAFRYHGILVYFAGFKDHCSFFPGNASLINEMKDELKGFKTSKGTIRFSIDNPLPASLVTKMVKTRVKQNLEKKKQSRQKRNKLTVHSCLLFISLRKAFYESLSFNFIFSPRLLRVRTKGG, from the coding sequence ATGCAGGATATACGCATAAAAGACATTGACAGCTACCTGGCCCTGGTGCCTGTCCATATACGGCCCCTGCTTGAAAAGCTGCGGCAAACCATCCGGAAGGCAGCGCCCAAGTCCGAAGAACTGATCAGTTACGGGATGCCGGCATTCCGGTACCACGGCATACTGGTCTATTTTGCCGGCTTCAAAGACCATTGCAGTTTTTTCCCTGGCAATGCATCGCTGATAAACGAAATGAAAGACGAATTGAAGGGTTTTAAAACATCGAAGGGAACGATCCGGTTCAGCATTGATAACCCCTTACCGGCCTCCCTGGTGACAAAGATGGTGAAGACCCGGGTGAAGCAGAATCTTGAAAAGAAAAAGCAAAGCAGGCAAAAGCGAAATAAATTAACGGTTCATTCCTGCCTGCTTTTTATATCTTTACGGAAAGCTTTTTATGAAAGCCTTTCTTTTAATTTTATCTTTTCTCCCCGCCTTCTCCGGGTACGCACAAAAGGTGGTTGA